The sequence ttatctatttgagtcagtttagagtgtttagcaatccctcctaatctccggtttaagaacgatccttacttacaTATATACGACAATTGTtgaaaaagggtttaatttgcgtgttgagttaattttcgcatcaaattttggcgccgttacCGGGggttagcaactttgctaatccctttttatttctttttgtttaattttgtttgtttttgttttaattgctgaccttgttttgttttcttgtttttaggtactagtttatgactcggagtacTCATCCGATTCGTGAGAATATcttagactttgacgacgatttcgagcgaactttgagaaggaagaggaatcaacaagagCCCCAACCACCTCAACCTGCACAAGATCGTGAAGAGGACGAAGTATGGAAGAGGAGGCTACGACTCAGATTTTTGAGGAAGAACAAGACATGGCAGCAgataatcgaacaatcaaggagctttccgcttcgggattggacaatgccatgcccttatgcattcaatatccaatgGCAGCCCCAGACAAGACCAatgagttcgaattaaagtcaagCCTACTGCACCATATTCCTAaattccatgggttgtccatggaagatcctaataaacacttgaaggagtttgaggttgtttgctcaagcatgacccccgtgaatgttgatgggaacattttgaagatgaaggcttttcccttttctctcttggaaaaggctaaagattggttgtatgaactagcccctagaactgtcacatcatgggagagtatgaaacgggcgtttttggagaagtttttcccaacttctcgagtcattcttttacgcaaaaggattagtggcattcagcagaaccaaggtgaatcatttcctacttattatgaacgttttaaaacccttattgcttcatgtccacaacaccaaatgaaggaggagcttattcttcaatatttctacgaagggcttctactaATTGAATGCCAAATGTTAGACGCCTCAGCGGAAGGAGCTTtagtggacaaaacacccatggcagccaagaccttaattgctaaccgagcattgagtgctcaacaatatgaaggtgttagCCAAAGAGACATACCACGGTagcaacaagttaatgaggtaagtgctatttctgaacttcaaaatcaaatggctaatcttacttctcttctTTCGCAGGTGGTTGAAATACCAAAGGTACAAAGTGTGGCTGTTTGTGGAgtgtgctcaatgaatggacatctcacggataagtgccctcaattgatcgagaacggagggtgggaatctgccaatgccgtgggttttgggagtcaaaaccaaccaaggagtgatcctttctctaatacatacaatcctaagtggaaagatcatccaaatttcaaatggagggagccccaacaaccccaacaacaaaatACATTTAGGTAGCAACCTCCGAGATTCTACCAAAGGCTGTATGCACCCACACacccccaagcacaacctgcccaatccAAAACAGGTTCGTCCATAGataatgatcaaaattttcaattactaacttctatggcgtagggaatgcaaaatagggacaaaaaggttgatgaattggagaagcaagtagGGCAGATTACGGAGTTCATGGGccaattcagagagcaaggcaagttgcctagttcaaccattgtcAATCCGAAAAGAGGattcgaatctgccaaagcaatcttgttgcgaagtggaaaacaagttgaAACAACCCCACAACTATCTAAATCAGCCCCAACGGAAGATGAGAAGTTGCAATTCGAGGAGGAGGAGTAAGAGCAAGCCATGGCAAGGGTAGTACCATCCATGCCGCAGCCACCCAAACAGCCCCATTCTTCTTCCAAGGGTAAGGACGTTCCAAATTTGATTATTTCTAATGTTAGTCCCccaaatgtaccctttcctcgCAGATTCATGCAATCAAGGAAGGAGGAAGCTGAAAAGGCCATTTTGGAAACATTTAGAAAAGTAcaagtcaatataccacttttggatgcaattaagcaagctccaaggtatgccaagtttttaaaagaactttgcaccactaggaagataatttcaaacaaagaggttgtcaaggtaagtgaaaatgtctcaacCATCTTACAACGTAAAatgccccctaaatgcaaagatccaggcagttttacaattccttgtgttattggcaataATCGTTTTGAACATGCCATgctagacttaggtgcatctattaatgtcatgccttacttaatttatgcatctatgtaCCTAGGTGagttaaaaaatgatggtgtgattattcaacTAGCCGATaaatctaatgcctatccaaagggtgttttggaagatgttttagtgcaggtcaatcatTTAATCTTTCTGGC is a genomic window of Malus domestica chromosome 09, GDT2T_hap1 containing:
- the LOC139187841 gene encoding uncharacterized protein; this translates as MARVVPSMPQPPKQPHSSSKGKDVPNLIISNVSPPNVPFPRRFMQSRKEEAEKAILETFRKVQVNIPLLDAIKQAPRYAKFLKELCTTRKIISNKEVVKVSENVSTILQRKMPPKCKDPGSFTIPCVIGNNRFEHAMLDLGASINVMPYLIYASMYLGELKNDGVIIQLADKSNAYPKGVLEDVLVQVNHLIFLADFYVLEMDESDHSPSLPTLLGRPFMKTARTKIDVFNGTL